Genomic segment of Triticum aestivum cultivar Chinese Spring chromosome 6A, IWGSC CS RefSeq v2.1, whole genome shotgun sequence:
CAGGACTGAGTTTCTCATCTTTTGTGGAGAATATCCTCACCAAAAGTGGAGGGAAAATGCAAGAAGGAACGTCTGAATCTTAATGAAGGAAGAAATAGCTGAGCCTGTAGGTGCCCAGCCTGACTGCATATGACCTTAATCAGAGGAAGGAACAGTTCTGAAGCTCGCCGGAATAGAACCTGGAAACCTAGAGGATCACGCAGCCTTGGCCGTATACCACGAGAAATTTGACCTGTCACCGCTCTCCGTTTGACAGAATCAGCCCATCGTCGTTCTCAGCCGCACCTACCGCAGGAATGCAGGATGAGACATCGACCCGGCTGACCCTATGACCCCAAGTTGGCACCACCCCGAGTTCAGTCTCCTTTCCGGCCAGCGCCAAGCAAACCACCACGTTTCTGTTCTACTTATGGATAAACTACTAGACGAAAGGATCCGACATGGCATCGCACCGAGGAGACCGGAGACCGGCGATGAGTAAGAAAAACGCCCTGCACTGAGCCTGCAGGCTGCATGCACCTAGCTTAGCTAGCCACCACCTGCTACGTGGAAACTTCCGGCCGAGAAGCAGCGCACGCATGATAGCATTTCTAGTCCGATACTTGAATATTAGCCAATGGATGGATCCCGTCCAAGCTGACCCTGCTATATAAAGCTCCGTGGcagcacagcagcagcagcagacagAGTAGCAGCCTAAGCCTGAGGCGAGCTAAGAGTTCACGAAGGAAGTGAGCTGACAAGGGTTAGCAAAGTGATTACCCCCGCCTCCGAGAAATCTATCACCTCCTCGGAGTCAAGACAGCTCGTCGGCGACATGGACGCCATGGAGAGAGGCGAGCACGCGCCGCTCCTGCCGGAGGTAATTACCTCCTCCGATctccctcctcctctgctgccccaTGCATGATTGTCACAATGGAGGTTGAAATGCCAAGTCAAGAACCATGCTTCTGCATCGGTCAAACCAAGAAGAACATTTGTTTGCCTCCATATAGACAGAATCTAAGTTAAAGAACATGGTTAATTCTTGCGTACGTCAGCAGTCAGCACTGAAGGTTTTTAACACGTGATTAATATACATGCCAATATCCAGGCCCCTTCCTTTCCTAACCAGACAAGCACATGCGCACATCCACATACATCACGGTCGTGCTGCATCTTATCCAGAACTTCTACAGATTTTGTTCTCGTTCCTAACAATTCCTGCAATCTATCTCTGTTACAGAGTCATGGCCCAAAGGTTCAAGACGATGACAGCCTGCAGCTGCAGGTGCCACTCCTGAAGCATAAGAAGCGGGGCGGCAGCAAGGCACCGGCAGTGATTCTATGTAAGCAAAGCTCCATCTTCTTCTGATTGCTTTTCCAGCCAACAAAAATGTGGATTAAATGGAGAGGAGCTAGTGGTTTAACTGAAGTTTCGCCATTGTTGGTGCAGTATTCGAATGCCTGGAGAGCACGGCGTTCAACGGCATCTCCACCAACCTGGTGGTGTACCTGGAGACCGTCCTCCACGGCACCAACCTCGCCAGCGCCTCCAACGTCGCCACATGGTTCGGCACCAGCTACCTCACCCCCGTCTTCGGCGCCATCATCGCCGACTCCTTCTGGGGCAACTACAACACCATCCTCGTCTCCCTCGCCGTCTACCTTCTCGGCATGATGCTCGTCACCTTCTCCGCATTCGTGCCCACGACCACGGCGGCGCTGTGCGCTGCGGGTGCCTCGTGCGCCACCGCCGGCGCGTGGCCGCTGAGCTCGCAGACCGTGGCTTTCGTGGGGCTGTACCTCGTGGCGATCGGGTGCGGCGGGGTGCGCTCGTCGCTGCTGCCGTTCGGTGCGGAGCAGTTCGACGACGACAGCGCGGCGGACCGGGAGGGCAAGGCGTCCTTCTTCAGCTGGTTCTACCTCTGCGTGAGCTTCGGCCCCATCATCTCCGGCGTGTTTCTCGTCTGGATCCAGCAGAACATCAGCTGGGGCCTCGGCTTCGGCATAGCCACCACCTGCATCGCGCTCGCCTTCGCCGCCTTCGTGCTCGCCACGCCCATGTACAAGCGCCGCATGCCCGCAGGCACGCCGCTCAAGAGCCTCTGCCAGGTCGTCGCCGCCGCGTGCAAGAAAATCAGCATCAAGGTGCCCGCCGAAGCCGGACACCTCTACGAGGTCAGCGACAAGATCGATTCGCCCCAGCCAAGGATCGCGCACACTAGCGACTTCAAGTTCCTCGACAAGGCGGCAATCGTCACGGAGTCGGACATGGAGGAGAGGCCGGAGGAGGCGACCTCGTGGAAGCTCTGCACAGTGACTCAGGTGGAGGAGCTCAAGATCCTTCTGCGGCTGCTGCCCGTCTGGATCACCAGCGTCATCGTGTCATCGGCCTACTCGCAGATGAACACCACCTTCGTGCAGCAGGGCAGTGCCATGGAAATGACCATCCTGTCGGTGCCGGTGCCCGCGGCGTCGCTGGTCTCGTTCGAGGTGATATGCGTCCTGACATGGGTGCTCCTCTACAACAAGGTGATCGTGCCAGCGTTGAGGAGCTTCTCCTCGAGCGGCGACGGCGAGCCGTCACAGCTGCAGCGGATGGGCGCGGGGAGGCTCCTCATGGCTCTCACcatggcggtggcggcgctcgTGGAAATGAAGCGGCTCGACAGCGCGGCGCGCGGGGAGGAGATCAGCATCGCGTGGCAGCTGCCGCAGTACTTCTTCCTGGCTGGCGGAGAGGTGTTCTGCTACATCGCGCAGCTGGAGTTCTTCTTCGGCGAGGCGCCGGACACCATGAAAAGCATGTGCACGTCGCTCGCTCTGCTCACCATCGCGCTGGGGAGCTACATGAGCTCCTTCATCTATGCGATCGTGGAGGCCTTCACGGCGACGGGAGACAGCCCCGGGTGGATCTCCGACGACCTCAACAAGGGCCACCTCGACTACTTCTTCTGGGCCATGGCTGCAATGTGCACGCTCAACTTCGTCGTGTACAGCGGCATCGTCAAGAACTACAGGCTCAAGACGGTCATCTCGTGATCGCTCGCGCAAGGATTCAAGATTCCATTACATTCTACACACATTACACAGGAAAGAGTAATTAGGAGTAGCCAGGAAAGAGTAATTAGGAGTAGCCAGACCCCGCAAAATCGTCAAACCCGCAAAATTCCAGCGAGTATACGGGTTCGGCCCAATTTTGTGGCCAGAACCGAGCTCGTATACTCGCCCGGCCTGTAATTTTTTTTACCGCGGCCCGTAAACCGCCCTCCCCCAGCAGTATATCTACGGGTTCGCAGTGCATTTCTAGGTCGAAACCCTATCCCCTGCCACCGCGTCTCTCCGCAATTCCCTACTCCCCTTCTCATATTTCTCGCCGCCAGTGAGCCCCttccgcctccagccgccatgtggggccgcatgtggaactccggcggcggcggcgatcccgGGCGCGAGCGGCGTGTCCGGTCAGACGGCGCAAGGAAGCGCGGGGCGAGGAAGTGGACGAGCAGGGGcctctcgccgccgccgagctTCCGCGTCCGCGAGATGGAGGAATACGACCGTCGGCACGGGCGTACGCCCTCCTCCGCCGAGGGCTCATCCTCCACCGTGAGGCCCTCTTTCGCCGCGAGCTCTTCCTCTTCCGGCGCGAGCCTTCTCCCCGTGCAGAGGGGGTGGTTGGAGGAGGTCGAGGTCATCGCTCAAGCAGGAGCCCGACGAGATcgtgctgt
This window contains:
- the LOC123128081 gene encoding protein NRT1/ PTR FAMILY 8.3, with translation MDAMERGEHAPLLPESHGPKVQDDDSLQLQVPLLKHKKRGGSKAPAVILLFECLESTAFNGISTNLVVYLETVLHGTNLASASNVATWFGTSYLTPVFGAIIADSFWGNYNTILVSLAVYLLGMMLVTFSAFVPTTTAALCAAGASCATAGAWPLSSQTVAFVGLYLVAIGCGGVRSSLLPFGAEQFDDDSAADREGKASFFSWFYLCVSFGPIISGVFLVWIQQNISWGLGFGIATTCIALAFAAFVLATPMYKRRMPAGTPLKSLCQVVAAACKKISIKVPAEAGHLYEVSDKIDSPQPRIAHTSDFKFLDKAAIVTESDMEERPEEATSWKLCTVTQVEELKILLRLLPVWITSVIVSSAYSQMNTTFVQQGSAMEMTILSVPVPAASLVSFEVICVLTWVLLYNKVIVPALRSFSSSGDGEPSQLQRMGAGRLLMALTMAVAALVEMKRLDSAARGEEISIAWQLPQYFFLAGGEVFCYIAQLEFFFGEAPDTMKSMCTSLALLTIALGSYMSSFIYAIVEAFTATGDSPGWISDDLNKGHLDYFFWAMAAMCTLNFVVYSGIVKNYRLKTVIS